A window of Carassius gibelio isolate Cgi1373 ecotype wild population from Czech Republic chromosome A3, carGib1.2-hapl.c, whole genome shotgun sequence genomic DNA:
AGAGTTAACGGGTCCGAGCCTTCAAACGTAAACACCCGCGTTAACCTTTACCGAGCACGGTTACACGTGACGGCGAGAAGTGTGTCCGGGATTTTTCCTCGCAAACTGCCGCATTAACTTCATAACCCGATTGGATTTCACACTTTGTGAAAACTTATATTAAAACCTCATTGGCAAACATTAAGCATTAACCTTCTATAAAGACATTTCCATCGATATAATGTTGGCTAGTGTTGTCATCAAAATCGTAACAAGTGCTACACCCGACTTTCTGTAACCCAGGTTCATGTTTCTTAATGTACTGACTGATCTTCAAATGGCGCAATATTATATCATTactaaatgtaaacaaacaataGGCTACGTAAGATATGCATACAGAAAACTTTTATGCATGGTCAATTAATTTGTATAGacacatacaaatattttacGGGCATCAAGTGCCAACAATCACGAGGGGTCCTGGCCTCGCCTTAACATTGCGAACATGCACGTTGAGTAACATCCAATTCTGTACTAATGAACATGAGTAAACACACTAAAATAAACCAAACCCTTATCTGTTGGTAAATAGGACCCGTTGCATTCAGATATCATTCCTGGTTTAATTGCAGTCACCTCATTTAATAACCGCGTAAAAATGTCCGCAAGATCacgacagaaacacaaacatcatCACCAATGCAGTTGTATTGAGCGTGCATCAATAAGAAATTAAGCAAACATACCGTTTGTGGCTTTTATCTAAAATATCTTCAGTCTCCCGACGACTATTTGCAGTCTCTTTGTATCAGCCTATGTGGCTTGAATAATAACTGAAgcgatccacacacacacacactccttccaCGCCGTGTCCAGTGCGCATGGATTCCGCAGCCTGTGTGTCTTTGCTCTGGCTCCTTGTGTTGTGTTGGCGAGGCGCTCCAGTATCCTGCCTCTAGCTGCTTCTGTTTAGAAATGTATGTTAGTAGGTCAGCAGTTGCATAACAGGACGCTTCGGGTGCCTCGTCACgttttgtttctctcttttgCCCCCACCTACGTCCCGCCCGCTGTCCCGCCCTCATCCGAGAGCCTGGGGCGACGTGAGCGCATCACAGAGAGGGATCAGTCAGTGCAGACCATCTCTCAGATGAAGGACGCTCATATTCATGAGGCTGACATGGTGAAAACAAGTAGATTCTGAGGTTACATGTGTATTATGATATGCCTATCAAGGTGTATTCGGTAATCGCACGTAACACTCCCCTTctcagtttttaattattatttttcaaattattattattttcttaagtgGTTACTAAACATACTATACAAGCAAAAACAAGTACCTCGTGAAAGCCTTGTTCCAGTTTCCATGCAAACACATGAtgcttgatttaatttattttaatgtccgAGTGAATTCCAGTGACAGTATTTAAGGATATTTGTACAGGACTGTCTCAATCATATTTCACCCCCATTTTTTCTaaacaaaggaaaataaaatCCATTTAGATTTAGAGCATTAAGATACTTTGCATAAATATTTTTCGGACAATAAAGTACATTTACCTTCAGTTATTACCCATATTTACTGTAATGCATCTTGACATCTTACTTTTGCATTTtaccgtttatatatatatatatatatatatatatatttaatggtgATTAATATTACTGCAATACCATGCATGGTATTGTTTTATTGCTATATCATGCATGGTATTGCAGTAATATTAATcaccatatatatattatttaaaatatatttttaaattcaattgAAAAAAGGGCAATCTAGCAAATGGTACCTAACAGATATTTTAACATAATGGTAATgagaatattataattatataataattataataacagtaataataataattattatgattattaagcCCTATGATAATCAAAATTACATTGATGgtactaactaactaaatacttaaaactatttattttgtttcgttttattttacagtgaaacatGACCCCTTGAAAATCTCCCATGTGCTGATCTAAATAGGAAAAAGGCACTGGCAAGATAATCATTTGTTTTCTCATGTAAATGTCCTTACAGACTGAAGTCACAGACACAATAGTTTTGCGAAGATGACCTTGAACCTAGATGTGGCCCGCTGTGCCCTCCCTCTATTCCCTCTACCCCTCACCCATCCCACCGAACCTAGCATCATCACTTGCTGGAACAGGTTTTCATGGCAACCGTCACGCTACCCGCCTTACGTCAGGCCAAGCCTTCCACTGAATGCGTGAGTGATGAAGATCAGCCGGTCAGGGGTCAGTGGACTAGTGCAACAGGGATGTCACGGACGGAAATGAACCGTGTTTCATGAATGTGTGGAAGTTAAAGAGCTTGCAGAGCTTGTTTAAGAAAAGCTTTATCTTGTTTTGGAGTTCAGCTCCTTAAATAGCCGTGCGTCTATTTATATGCTCTGACGTCACCACAGGTCTCAGCTGAGCTCAGTTTTCAGGGGATCGAGGTATATTTTGTGTCAGCTGTTTATTTTTAGTCTAAAGGAAGTACAGGGAAATGTCAAGGTGTCACTTGATCTTGAATCAGGTGATTTGGTCGTGCAATTCTTTGTGTCATTTAATGCTGTGCACGTGACTGTGCGAGTGCGTGTACTCTGATTGGAACTATACAATTATTTGCTGACCTCTTGTGGATTGTGCTAGTGTTGCAAGAACAAATGTGGATTTTAGGCCTGTAAAATATATGCTGCAAATTGCAAAggattaaaatcataaaaaaagcaTGCGGAGTTGgagacaaatatataaataagatttattaaactttttaagGGAGCAATGGATTCTTCACAATACACTGTACACATACTGACGTActcaaaatgaaattatttttcaaagttttaaattaaaaacagattattggagtgcattaacaattttttttaattttcatgtttaattcggCTTTACTTTGCCATTTATTTGCAACTCTGAAATTTAGTTTTGTTTCTACATCAATTCTGTAATTGTTGCCAATGCTTAATATATTGTAGATATTATTTTAACCAACAATCTTTCAAGAAATACCTTACACATATGTAACAATCCACAACACATACTTAATAGGATTGAATTAAGagcattgcattttaaattacaaacctgctttcctAGGAACGTAACATCTGAGTTGGTATTTGGGCTTTGAATATTTCTGTTCAAACTTCATGTACTAAGCAGAGGTGACGGTCCATGAGAAATGCACTTGTGTACATGTCAAAACATTGTCCTGGCTTATTTTGGGAATTCAGAATTCACAGATAGTTCTCAGATGCAAgagaatttgtttaaaaaaacacatgaaaccaCTCTTTCGCTGTGCAAAACCTCAAGACATTTAAACGCACTCTAAATATTATTAGCTATATATCATTTGTATTAAATGATTGGTAGCAAATAAGCAGTTCAAATTAAGcttcagtttaataataaaagGCAAACAAACAGTTCAAATATTTATTCACATAAACATGTCGtatatttactgtacatatacacaAGAACTCACAAGACAACAGAAATTTTACCCACAAAAAATGCAAGTAACAGTGTAGGTCAGTTAGATATTATCCTGGTCTGGACGACGGCAGTAATatgtatgcaaaaaaaatgcAGTCATTCAGTGCTGTGTTGCTACTGGTTCATgacaataatacaaatttaattatTTCCCCTTTCCTGGTGTTTTGTCATCTGCTTTAATCATGATATATGATGCAAAAAAACAACTATTTATACTTACACTTCATTCATAAATCTGTCAAACCACAGGAGGAATATTACAGTGTAAAGACTATCAGGCTCACATCACACCTCCTCTCACTCACTGACAAGTGTTTAAGTAGTGTCGACACATAGTAGAGGAGTGACGTTACAACGGAGGATGTTATGCTTTCTTTTAAATTTACAGTGACAGATAGGTCTGTGAGCGCAGACATTGTTTTATTGGAGCCTGAGGTGTTTTTTGGAGCAAGATCACAGTGTTTGAAGCAACTGAACGAATTGAGGTGAGGCGTTGTAGCTGACGTGTACCAATGCCGCTGGAATGCTCTTGCATGTTCCTGAATGCAATTGaaggaaagggggggggggggggggagtcattATCCACCTTATTTATAACATAAGAGTGGAGCACGGTCATTTTTTATAACATGAATGTCTTGAGGCTTCCGGAGTCTTTGTTTCCAGGCCATTacgctgcttgatattgcaaactggcaactctttttatatttttagttagtATCATTATCTTAAACACACTAGTTTGTGGCGCAaatagttttactgtttactgcactttgttattcttctagttTTTTGGCTAATGAACCAGAAGTCTCGCACGTACACAGAAAATAGCTTACTTCGCattgcaaaataaggtggatatgcAAGTTCTGTTTGGTTATGACCGCGTGTGAAGAGGTAGTGATGCACATGCTGCGTCCTTTCCGCTCATAATCTATGGCCGTTCATGAATTCGACTGtgaatatctgcagtgtttaagTGGGTTCTTTACAAAGTCTTAAGTTGTTTTGGTGAGCAACTGCTCGGAGAAGAGCTTTTTGAGCTGGGCCACTTCCTCGCTGAGAGAGCTGAGCTGAGACTTGAGCATGCTGTTCTCGGCTTGGTATTGAGATTCGCTTGGGTTCACATTGTGGCTGTAATTCCTGTACTGCTGTTGTAGTGGCATGACTTTTCGGGTGTCTTCTCCATCTGGTGGTGTCCAGTAACCTGCTCCTTCAGTTGAACCCGAAAGGTTGTGAACCCTAGGGCCCACTGTGGGCAGCACAGGACTTTGTCGGTCTCCAGGGTTGTCGCATTCGCCACCGCCTGGAGACTTAAACCTCAGCTTGTGCGGAAGACTCTTCATACTGTCCACTGACTCCATCCGGTTCGATGGCATGGTGAGGTGTCCCGTTGTTAAAACATCAGCTGAGGAGTGATGTGACTCGTAACACAGTTCATCTGCTCGGTGTGGAGATAACTTTCCATGGTCACTTAACCTGTCCTCAAAGAAGACGGGACTACCAACACTGGACCCCCCAGGTGTGGAGAAACCGGAGTCTTCTGACATGCTCGTATCTCTGATACTTCGGCCAGATTGCGGTCCGCTTTGGGACTGATTTGACAATACTGGGCCAGCTTGGTGAGTGCCATCCCCACGTGGAAGGTAGTAATGTGGCGCCGAAGGTTGTGGGACGCAGGTTCCTGTTGTGAGCGGAAGTATGGAAGCATTCGAGGGATCTTTAATGAGGCCGAAGCGAAATTTCAATGCGAGCATTTCCGCTCGTAACCTGGCGTTCTCCTCGAGCAGCGCTAGCACGCGGTTTTCCAGCACCATGTCATTTACACGCCGTTTCTCACGAGAGCGCTTTGCGGCTTCGTTGTTTTTCCTGCGCTTGTCCCAGTAGCCCTCATCCTTCTTCTCGTAAGGAATAAACTCCCGCTTACGCCTCACAGAGGTGATGTCTGAACACGTGTCTTTGCGTTTAAGCGCCGACGTTCGGCCAAGTAGCGAGCGTGCAAGCAAACTGCTTGACGTCAGGATGGACACAGCTTCATCGGTGAAAGACATTGTGCTACTGGCCCTCATCTCCTGAGATGACTCTTCAAACATCTTAAGGTTGTTGTTGGTGGTTTCTTCTCCAATGTTAAAAGTTTTGCTTCGTCTCAGGTGTGTTTGGTTATGGTTGAATCTGTTGTTACTCAGGCAGCAGTGGCTCCACCTGGTGGCAGAAGGAGCACAATGACGTCCAATCAGTTACGTAAGATCAGTTACAACACAATGTTATGTAACTTCATTACCTCCCAGTGGCAAAGCACAGTACGTTCTTGCGACACCGCATAATAACGAGGCTAACGAGCGTACAGTTATATAGCCACCTTACGCAAAATGACATCAACAAATGAACGTTCTCACGTAACGAGTTAGACACACAGCACCCGAATTTCATCACATAgactagttttttattttacaaaagaaaacagcTACTTCATGTAAACTAGGAATGCATTCTTTAAGACTTCCAGTGTTGACCTCTTTGCGGAAAAGCGCGCGCGAGACTGAATCTGATCTTCTTCTTGTCCCAGTGAGTCACTTTCATCATGGGATCCTGCCTTACTCAACACATCAGGTTCTGTTACATTAGATAGTAccgattaaatttttttttacatagcatCAGTGGATTGAATATGAAAACACGCCTAAATACAAAGTTGTATTAATGCatctgactaaataaataaatagcctaaatattttttttcagttaaacaaTCCTTTTGAAAAAACCCCGACTGTATTACAAAAATATCTACTTTTGCATAATGTAACCATTATCGGAATTTGAATCTGTTCTTTATCTAAgctatgaataaattattttaacaatttaaagtTAGCGGCTGTTTTGGTTTTTAGATGGTCAAAGTCATCTTTGCACCAGATATACAACTTTTGGTACatgtcctcaatttttttttttcaacagagatTGATAGCAGTAATACAAATTCTAGACTATAATTTGTCCAAATTAAACAAAGACTTAAACGATAGGCTTTATGCAACTTGCACCTGTCAGATATATATACTATACTTTTGTAAGCTACACAAATATACATGTGGAATGTAGACTCAATACAGAATTACAAAAAAGCATACTATTACCATTATATATCGTCGCGTAATTCTGTTCAGAAAGTCTCGAGTTCAAATCGTTTTCAATGACTTTCCTTCCTCGGTCAGTCCGGTTCTTTCCCAGAGGAAAACAAACGGTGCTCGGTTTCTTTTTTCGCCGGTTAAAGTCAAACGGACTGTTATCTCCGTTCAGTCGTTCCGTGTCTGTTGCGCCTGCGACGCGCGCGACCCCTATTTGTGTGTTTGCTCCGTCAGGTTCAGTCGAGGACGCTCCATCACCCCGTCTGAACCACACGTGTGTGCGTGGATGAACGGACCGCCCTCCTACGCACGCAGGACCCTGCCCTTCTCTCTAATCTCTCCCTCGTTACAGTTTTCGTCAGAATAATCTTTTCGAAAGCATTAAGTAATATTGCCCAATCTCCCCCCGCCCTCTCCACTGTCCTCGTGTGTCCCGAAAACCGAAGTCTGTCCTCAATAAATGTACAGGAACTATATTTAGACTGGTGACGCGGGACCGACTGGCCTTTTTTCAAGACAGCACTGAGGTAAATGCCACAGCAAGCTATAAAACACTCCGATTATATGTTGCTTTGATAAAAACCCGTTTGCTCTGTAAAGACAAGAACTGTGTAAATTGCCTTAAAGGTTGTGCAATGGTAAAACACTGATGAGGGAATCATGGGATGTGTACCATCTAATACTATCACTTTACCTTTGTGGAATTTAATCATGGTTCTATATCTGTTCTATATCTACAACTTCTGGTTTCTAAAGCACACAGAAAGTTAACCATCACAGAAGCAGTAGTAATGCCAAAGCAAgcgtatttataaataaatatattaatataaaacatttcaaacacaaaGACACTCTAAGGCCTTTATAAATGGGCAAGAAAACAATTATGAAATTTAGCTCCTAATGTAGTAAGTAATGCaatcattcattttaatatatccgtaaaagtatataaatggcTCAGTAAAATATGAGTGATTTATAGTGTTCAGTTACTCATGCTATGAAGCTTGTTTTCTTACATGTAGACTATTTACCTACTGTATGTAAAATTAGTCCAAATGAATTCCCAAAGGCCTATTTGCATTAAAACCCAGTTGTTTTGCGTTAAACAACCAACACTGAAACATGCCAAAAAATTGGATACAGGGTATAACTCAACAATAAAgagatatttcacacaaaaatgaaacttctgtgatcatttactcaccctccgcctgtttcaaattcaaaaatttgggtgaactgtccctttaaatgaattaatgtggGTCCAATTATCACACTGTAGCAAAGTGTATCTGCAATTCACATTAATCTGTATTGTGCTTTGTCctttaaatgagttttttttttttgcaaatctcaTTGAACCTGACAGTGTGCGCTTGCACAACAGCTCTCATAGCACTGAGAAACTGGAGAGAAAGCAAAACTGACAGCATGCATGCTTGGTGCATGCCACGAGGAACAGCAGTATGTTCATCttgctcaaacaaacaaacaaacaatcccgCTGATTATAGCATGGCCTTGTCTTCTAAGCAGTGTGTGTAACCTCCTGCTCTTGATCTGTGAAAGCCACACGAGTGTTTTTACACTGCATTAGAGTGATCAGATCAGCTCTGGGCCATCTGCTGCAGAAACTGACACTACATGAGGCAGATGAGAGATTTTTACATGAGAATTTATAGTAACTTGTGCTTGAGATATTTTAATTTGGGCAATGCACTCGTGAGATTCATTTTTTGTTCTTCCAAACTGTTTATTGCAACAATCTGATTAGCACTTGATTCATCACAGCCCCATATGACCTCTTGGGTATCAGAAAGGTAACATGAGATTTCCCCATACAAACTCAACAAATTTGGTGACAAAGATGAATTTAtgcatccattcatccatccaaacTGAGTTGCTGAAGGATTTTACCCTAAAATTAGAATCCTGTTATTTTCTCATCCTTATGTCTTCCAAAACTTTTatgcttttcttgttttttttttctgttgaacacaaaagtagaTGTTTAGCTTAATATCCAGGCCACTGAAAGGGAATAATTTTTTGGGTCTGTCAAAATactacaaaaacacattattacaGTGCAGTGCTTGCTCCATATGACTCtattacaagttttctgaaaCCGCAAGATAGTGTCAGGTGAGAAAATGACTTAAATTGAAGTCACTTTAATGATAAAATGCTTTTAACCAgcgatatacaacattttttacatatatagtaCTACTGgatatatataccatattttaTATAGTACATCCTACTTAACCTGCATACATACAATACACTCACGTAAAGCAGTTATAGCAAATCCCAACTGTGAAAATGTAAACTGTTATCACACAGCTCTATAAAGTTATATTACtttaattatagttttttatatacatttggatataaaattaaacaaaaatgcaaatgatatttgcactatataaaaaatttaaacttgACTTTTGCACCTTATATACTAATTAATTGTGTGAATCTTATGCATTAGATCAAATATTAACATagattttcattttttcccccagattttatttttttaactagcaGCATTATTCAGTCATTTTGTGATTAAGCACATATAAACCTTCACTAGTAATGCTCAtcattaaaacacacattt
This region includes:
- the LOC127954580 gene encoding uncharacterized protein LOC127954580, whose translation is MFEESSQEMRASSTMSFTDEAVSILTSSSLLARSLLGRTSALKRKDTCSDITSVRRKREFIPYEKKDEGYWDKRRKNNEAAKRSREKRRVNDMVLENRVLALLEENARLRAEMLALKFRFGLIKDPSNASILPLTTGTCVPQPSAPHYYLPRGDGTHQAGPVLSNQSQSGPQSGRSIRDTSMSEDSGFSTPGGSSVGSPVFFEDRLSDHGKLSPHRADELCYESHHSSADVLTTGHLTMPSNRMESVDSMKSLPHKLRFKSPGGGECDNPGDRQSPVLPTVGPRVHNLSGSTEGAGYWTPPDGEDTRKVMPLQQQYRNYSHNVNPSESQYQAENSMLKSQLSSLSEEVAQLKKLFSEQLLTKTT